The nucleotide sequence CTGCTCCTGCGTTGAGGATGGCCCGGATATCCTCGAGGGTGCGCACGCCCCCACCAACAGTGAAGGGGACAAATATAGCCTCGGCCGTACGGCGCACCGTCTCCAGCATGATATCCCTGCGTTCATACGAGGCAGTAATATCGAGGAAAATGATCTCGTCAGCCCCCTCGTGATCGTAGACGACCGCATTCTCTACTGGATCGCCAGCATCGCGCAGGCTGACAAAATTAACCCCCTTGACTACCCTCCCTGCATCTACATCCAGACAGGGGATGATCCGTTTAGCCAACACTTTCTATCGCCTCTTTTAATTTGATGGCTCCAGTATAGAGGGCCAGACCAACGATAGCTCCCTCCAGCCCATAGGGCTCTAATTCCTTTAGACAGAGCAGGTCATCAAGAGAAGCGATACCGCCGGAAGCGATCAGGCGCAGACCCGTTCGTTCCAGCATATTCTTGATCCCTACGTGATCCACGCCAGAGAGCGTTCCATCGCGGGTGATGTTCGTGTAGATCACCCTCGTAAGCCCCCATTGTCGCAGGGACCAGGCCAGTTCGATCGCCTCAACAGCCGTATCCTCCTGCCAACCCTGGATGGCCACGCGGTCATTCTTCACATCCAGGCCGACAGTGATGCTTTCCCCATACCTGGCTATGGCTTGGGCCACCAAGGCCGTATCAGTGACCGCTGCCGTTCCTAGGACGACGCGCCGTACACCTAGGGAAAGGACAGCTTCGACTGCAGTCAGGCTCCGCACCCCGCCCCCAAACTGGATCGGCACACCTATCTCCCTGGCCATATGTTCCACCACTGTTAGGTTAGATGATTCTTCGCCGAAGGCCCCATCAAGATCAACTACGTGCAACCATCGAGCACCCTCGTCCGCCCACTTTCTAGCCACGGCCAAGGGATCATCCGAGAAGACGGTCATCTCTGTCGCCTGTCCTTGTCTCAGGCGTACGCAACATCCCTGTCTTAGGTCTATGGCCGGTATAACGAGCAAGCTGACCCTCCTTTCACAATGAGATGGCTGGCGAGGGAGACAAAGTTATGCAGAATGGTCAACCCGGCCTGCTGACTCTTCTCCGGATGGAACTGGACGCCGAAGATGTTAGCCCTGGCCACAACGGAGACGAAGCGCTCACCATATTCGGTCATCGCCACAACCACCGACGCATCTGCCGGAACAACGTAATATGAGTGAACGAAGTACACGAAGGTCCCATTAGCCAGTCCGTTTAATAGAGGTGATTGACGCTCGATCCGCAACTCATTCCAACCGATATGCGGCACCTTCAGTCCGATGGGAAATCGCTTCACCTCACCTTCCAGCAATCCTAGACCGCGATAAACCCCCCGCTCCTCGCTTTCCCCGAAGAGTAATTGCATCCCCAGGCAGATGCCCAAGAGTGGTCGTCCCCTTTCCACTACAGCACAGATCGGCTCCACCAATCCCAACCGCTTGATGTTTTCCATTCCCTCCCCAAAGGCCCCCACTCCGGGGAGGATGAAAGCCTCGGCCGTCAGGATGTCCTGGGCACGGCTGGTGATGAAGGGCTGGCCACCAACACAAGTAAGCGCCTTCTCGACGCTCCTGAGATTGCCCATCCCATAATCAATGATGGCGATCATCCGATAGTCCCTTTTGTTGAAGGAACGCCCTGTACGCGTCG is from Chloroflexota bacterium and encodes:
- the hisA gene encoding 1-(5-phosphoribosyl)-5-[(5-phosphoribosylamino)methylideneamino]imidazole-4-carboxamide isomerase, whose protein sequence is MLVIPAIDLRQGCCVRLRQGQATEMTVFSDDPLAVARKWADEGARWLHVVDLDGAFGEESSNLTVVEHMAREIGVPIQFGGGVRSLTAVEAVLSLGVRRVVLGTAAVTDTALVAQAIARYGESITVGLDVKNDRVAIQGWQEDTAVEAIELAWSLRQWGLTRVIYTNITRDGTLSGVDHVGIKNMLERTGLRLIASGGIASLDDLLCLKELEPYGLEGAIVGLALYTGAIKLKEAIESVG
- the hisH gene encoding imidazole glycerol phosphate synthase subunit HisH yields the protein MIAIIDYGMGNLRSVEKALTCVGGQPFITSRAQDILTAEAFILPGVGAFGEGMENIKRLGLVEPICAVVERGRPLLGICLGMQLLFGESEERGVYRGLGLLEGEVKRFPIGLKVPHIGWNELRIERQSPLLNGLANGTFVYFVHSYYVVPADASVVVAMTEYGERFVSVVARANIFGVQFHPEKSQQAGLTILHNFVSLASHLIVKGGSACSLYRP